In the genome of Cydia strobilella chromosome Z, ilCydStro3.1, whole genome shotgun sequence, one region contains:
- the LOC134754400 gene encoding hepatic leukemia factor isoform X9, which translates to MSRNDFLSHGASFNKKYGKSVNNKDTLEDKKDDNELWEAQAAFLGPNLWDKTLPYDPDLKVQEYVDLDEFLSENGMQGEALGGAHLGGSAFSAGAGLALGLQAPVTKRERSPSPSDCMSPDTINPPLSPADSTFSMASSGRDFDPRTRAFSDEELKPQPMIKKSRKQVNEFVPDDLKDDKYWARRRKNNMAAKRSRDARRMKENQIALRAGYLEKENMGLRQEVELLKKENHILREKLSKYADV; encoded by the exons GCAAGTCGGTGAACAATAAAGACACGCTCGAAGACAAGAAAGATGACAACGAACTATGGGAGGCGCAGGCCGCCTTCCTGGGGCCGAACTTATGGGACAAGACGCTGCCCTATGATCCCGATCTCAAGGTACAGGAA TACGTGGACCTAGACGAGTTCCTGTCGGAGAATGGCATGCAAGGAGAGGCGCTGGGAGGCGCGCACCTGGGCGGCTCGGCGTTCAGCGCGGGCGCGGGGCTGGCGTTGGGGCTGCAGGCGCCTGTCACCAAGCGCGAGCGCTCGCCCTCGCCCTCCGACTGCATGAGTCCGGACACCATCAACCCGCCGCTCTCACCCGCCGATTCCA CATTTTCAATGGCGTCGTCGGGTCGTGATTTCGACCCCCGGACGCGCGCCTTCTCCGACGAAGAGTTGAAGCCGCAGCCCATGATCAAGAAGTCCCGGAAACAGGTAAATGAA TTCGTGCCCGATGACCTGAAAGACGACAAGTACTGGGCGCGCCGGCGGAAGAACAACATGGCGGCGAAGCGTTCCCGCGACGCGCGCCGGATGAAGGAGAACCAAATCGCACTAAGGGCCGGATACCTTGAAAAAGAG AACATGGGGTTGCGACAAGAAGTAGAGCTGTTGAAGAAAGAGAACCACATCCTGCGCGAGAAGTTATCCAAGTACGCGGACGTATAG